A genomic stretch from Candidatus Methylacidiphilales bacterium includes:
- a CDS encoding 16S rRNA (uracil(1498)-N(3))-methyltransferase: MSLPVRAFCPHLHATPLTLPESEYHHLIHVLRVRPHHRAVLFNIQGQYLLAEITAVKKKHLSLTPLTPIRQYTLPPPRISAALALPKQDAWHDQLALSVPLGVHHIQPLLTARSEMHLSEKNLPNKIQKWHRILIESAKQSASFHIPTLSPPQPFHTFLSSSTASTKIIASLEPHSKPLRDVLPTTTDSISLLIGPEGDFTPEEYTEAYRHGYQPVSLGHSVLRCPLALSVLLSQIRFLFPLPNPIDLCPTPSHSKAHSSAQP, encoded by the coding sequence ATGTCCCTTCCCGTCCGTGCCTTCTGCCCCCACCTCCACGCCACACCCCTCACCCTCCCCGAATCCGAGTATCACCATCTCATCCACGTCCTACGAGTCCGCCCACATCACCGCGCCGTGCTATTCAATATCCAAGGCCAGTATCTCCTCGCAGAAATTACAGCCGTTAAAAAAAAACACCTCTCCCTCACCCCCCTCACACCCATCCGACAATACACCCTACCACCCCCTCGCATCTCCGCAGCATTAGCCCTACCCAAACAAGACGCCTGGCACGACCAGCTCGCACTATCCGTTCCCCTCGGCGTCCATCATATCCAACCCCTTCTTACCGCCCGCTCCGAAATGCACCTATCCGAAAAAAATCTACCAAACAAAATCCAAAAATGGCACCGCATACTCATCGAGTCCGCCAAACAGTCCGCTTCATTCCACATCCCCACTCTTAGCCCCCCCCAACCATTTCATACCTTCCTCTCTTCATCAACCGCCTCAACAAAAATCATCGCCTCACTCGAACCCCACTCCAAGCCACTCCGCGACGTCCTCCCCACAACAACGGATTCAATCTCCCTCCTCATCGGCCCCGAAGGCGACTTCACCCCAGAAGAATACACCGAAGCTTACCGTCACGGTTACCAACCAGTCTCACTCGGTCACTCCGTGCTACGCTGTCCCCTCGCTCTCTCCGTGCTCCTCAGCCAGATCCGCTTCCTCTTCCCTCTCCCCAACCCAATCGACCTCTGCCCTACTCCCTCGCATTCAAAAGCTCATTCCTCTGCTCAGCCGTAA